One Burkholderiales bacterium genomic region harbors:
- a CDS encoding AsmA family protein, producing the protein MSPQPERGTNARRRRIVASALGAAALALVAFVVAFDWNWVRGAVERHLTERSGREVRIADLDVDFDSWLEPTVRLRDVYVQNAEWASSKEPLLAAHEISFEFALSSLWGDHVEVRHLTLVEAKVDMERLADGRRNWRLTEPRYTGPGRVRVMLLEAHDSRLRFANRAIGLDLTATATPLDANDADALAHGLATRIAYRGEYEGHAFAGEAAVPRAFSFRGSGLSFPARGHLVSRDTHVEFDGLFTDLFDVGPADAKVTLSGPSLALVYPFVRMQPPPSKPYSVEAQITLAGEVYRFSHIAGKIGSTAVSGDAVYDRRGDERPRLEASLSFGNAKAADLAPLAGVRRDGKPGPFDLGALRAFDARVEARAARLAVESLPPLEDVRVQVRLDDGLLALESFELKAGGGRVAGSASFDGRRDAAGAWLQADMKGASVQALLPAVRDRGVSGSFFARLALSSRGKSAAEMLANLGGTFEARLDRGTIAESSDAKLAMAFGKTIGVKLRGDRELAIGCALAAFDVRGGVARSRRITLDTEATRVDGTATVDLRKETLDAVLTPEQKKPGLLTRRASLHVTGEIDNPVVKVTERVDQPRAPCAS; encoded by the coding sequence GTGAGTCCCCAGCCCGAACGCGGAACGAATGCGCGGCGCCGGCGCATCGTCGCGTCGGCGCTGGGCGCCGCCGCGCTCGCGCTCGTCGCGTTCGTCGTCGCCTTCGACTGGAACTGGGTGCGCGGCGCGGTCGAGCGCCATCTCACCGAACGCTCGGGCCGCGAGGTGCGCATCGCCGATCTCGACGTCGATTTCGATTCCTGGCTGGAGCCGACGGTGCGGCTGCGCGACGTGTACGTGCAGAACGCCGAATGGGCGTCGTCGAAGGAGCCGCTGCTCGCCGCGCACGAGATCTCGTTCGAGTTCGCGCTGTCGAGCCTGTGGGGCGACCACGTCGAAGTGCGCCACCTCACCCTCGTCGAAGCGAAAGTCGACATGGAGCGCCTCGCCGACGGCCGCCGCAACTGGCGGCTGACCGAGCCCCGCTATACCGGACCCGGCCGCGTGCGGGTCATGTTGCTCGAAGCGCACGATTCACGGCTGCGTTTCGCCAACCGCGCGATCGGCCTCGATCTCACCGCGACGGCGACGCCGCTCGACGCGAACGACGCCGACGCGCTCGCGCACGGGCTCGCCACGCGCATCGCGTATCGCGGCGAGTACGAAGGTCACGCATTCGCGGGCGAGGCCGCGGTGCCGCGCGCGTTCAGCTTTCGCGGCAGCGGCCTCTCGTTTCCCGCACGAGGACACCTCGTCTCGCGCGACACGCACGTCGAGTTCGACGGCTTGTTCACCGACCTCTTCGACGTCGGTCCGGCCGACGCGAAAGTGACGCTGAGCGGCCCGTCGCTCGCGCTGGTCTATCCGTTCGTGCGCATGCAGCCGCCGCCGTCGAAGCCGTACTCGGTCGAGGCCCAGATCACGCTCGCGGGCGAGGTCTACCGCTTCTCGCACATCGCCGGGAAGATCGGGTCCACGGCGGTGAGCGGCGATGCGGTGTACGACCGCCGCGGCGACGAGCGTCCGCGCCTCGAAGCCTCTCTGTCCTTCGGCAACGCGAAGGCAGCCGATCTCGCACCGCTCGCCGGCGTGCGGCGGGACGGCAAACCCGGCCCGTTCGATCTAGGGGCGCTGCGCGCCTTCGACGCACGCGTGGAGGCGCGCGCCGCGCGGCTCGCCGTCGAGTCGCTGCCGCCGCTGGAGGACGTGCGCGTGCAGGTGCGGCTCGACGACGGTCTCCTCGCGCTCGAGAGCTTCGAGCTCAAGGCCGGCGGCGGCCGCGTCGCGGGCTCGGCGTCATTCGACGGCCGGCGCGACGCCGCCGGCGCCTGGCTGCAGGCCGACATGAAGGGCGCCAGCGTGCAGGCGCTGCTGCCGGCCGTGCGCGATCGGGGTGTCTCCGGCTCCTTCTTCGCCAGGCTCGCACTCTCCTCGCGTGGCAAGTCCGCCGCGGAGATGCTCGCCAACCTCGGCGGGACGTTCGAGGCGCGGCTCGATCGCGGCACGATCGCCGAATCGAGCGACGCGAAGCTCGCGATGGCCTTCGGCAAGACAATCGGCGTGAAGCTGCGCGGCGACCGCGAGCTCGCCATCGGCTGCGCGCTCGCGGCGTTCGACGTGCGCGGCGGGGTCGCGCGCTCGCGCCGCATCACGCTCGACACCGAGGCGACCCGCGTCGACGGCACCGCGACGGTCGACCTGCGCAAGGAGACGCTCGACGCGGTGCTGACGCCCGAGCAGAAGAAACCGGGCCTGCTCACTCGCCGCGCATCGCTGCATGTCACCGGCGAGATCGACAACCCGGTGGTGAAGGTGACCGAGCGCGTGGATCAGCCCCGCGCGCCGTGCGCTTCGTGA
- a CDS encoding heme-binding protein, whose protein sequence is MATLKRIAQVVCMLSSVGFAAQAAEPPRPEYGPDITIEAAKKIAAGVIAECTSNKWNVAVAIVNTHGSLVYYERMNNTQSASARIAVDKASAAATYRRPTRAFVDAIAKTGPATMTLPGVVASPGGLPIFSGGKVIGGVGVSGVTGDQDEQCSKAGLAGMS, encoded by the coding sequence ATGGCAACGCTGAAGCGCATCGCCCAGGTCGTTTGCATGCTGTCGTCCGTCGGTTTCGCCGCCCAGGCCGCCGAGCCGCCGCGGCCGGAGTACGGTCCCGACATCACCATCGAAGCCGCCAAGAAGATCGCCGCCGGCGTCATCGCCGAATGCACGAGCAACAAGTGGAACGTCGCGGTCGCGATCGTCAACACCCACGGCTCGCTCGTGTACTACGAGCGCATGAACAACACCCAGTCCGCGAGCGCCCGCATCGCGGTGGACAAAGCGAGCGCGGCGGCGACGTACCGCCGTCCGACGCGCGCGTTCGTCGACGCGATCGCGAAGACCGGCCCGGCGACGATGACCCTGCCCGGCGTCGTGGCGTCTCCGGGCGGCCTGCCGATCTTCAGCGGCGGCAAGGTGATCGGCGGTGTCGGCGTCAGCGGCGTCACCGGCGATCAGGACGAGCAGTGCTCCAAGGCAGGTCTCGCCGGCATGTCGTAA
- a CDS encoding tripartite tricarboxylate transporter substrate binding protein: protein MHPVQGAVAAVSAAIAMGVAAPAAAQAPQKFPSKPVRIVVGFSPGSTTDITARMIGPKLSEMWGQPVIVDNRSGAGSTLASGMVAKATPDGHTLLLVSASFAITAVITKNLPYDPLKDLRGVAQIGSTTGLLAVAPQLGVKSVKELIALAQQKPGELLFGSAGPGSGLHMTAERFNLLAGIKVVHVPFRGQPEMLVDMVAGRIHYGVPGLAPAMPFLKDGRLLALAVVNPRRSPLLPNVPAMAEILPEFQRDAAHALMAPSRTPDALVRKISADVARVLELPDVKERMASMSFDPAPTSPEEYDRIVRAQIDVFTKVARSAGLIGK from the coding sequence ATGCACCCAGTGCAAGGGGCGGTCGCGGCCGTGAGCGCCGCGATCGCGATGGGGGTCGCCGCGCCTGCGGCGGCGCAGGCGCCGCAGAAGTTTCCTTCCAAGCCGGTGCGCATCGTCGTCGGTTTCTCGCCGGGCAGCACGACCGACATCACCGCGCGCATGATCGGGCCCAAACTCTCGGAGATGTGGGGCCAGCCGGTGATCGTCGACAACCGCTCGGGCGCCGGCAGCACGCTCGCGTCGGGGATGGTCGCCAAGGCCACGCCGGACGGCCATACGCTGCTGCTCGTCTCGGCTTCGTTCGCGATCACCGCGGTGATCACCAAAAACCTGCCCTACGATCCGCTGAAGGATTTGCGCGGCGTGGCGCAGATCGGCTCGACGACCGGGCTGCTCGCGGTCGCGCCGCAGCTCGGCGTGAAATCGGTGAAGGAGCTGATCGCGCTGGCGCAGCAAAAGCCGGGCGAGCTCCTGTTCGGCTCCGCGGGGCCCGGCAGCGGCCTGCACATGACCGCCGAGCGCTTCAACCTGCTCGCCGGCATCAAGGTCGTGCACGTGCCGTTCCGCGGACAGCCCGAGATGCTCGTCGACATGGTCGCGGGGCGCATCCATTACGGCGTGCCGGGCCTCGCGCCCGCGATGCCCTTCCTCAAGGACGGCCGGCTGCTCGCGCTCGCGGTGGTCAATCCCAGGCGCTCGCCGCTGCTGCCGAACGTGCCCGCGATGGCGGAGATCCTCCCCGAGTTCCAGCGCGATGCCGCGCACGCGCTGATGGCGCCTTCCAGAACGCCTGACGCGCTCGTCCGGAAAATCAGCGCCGACGTCGCGCGCGTGCTCGAGCTTCCGGACGTGAAGGAGCGCATGGCGAGCATGTCGTTCGACCCCGCGCCGACGTCGCCCGAGGAGTACGACCGCATCGTGCGCGCGCAGATCGACGTCTTCACCAAGGTCGCCAGATCGGCAGGATTGATCGGGAAATAA